In Phalacrocorax aristotelis chromosome 6, bGulAri2.1, whole genome shotgun sequence, one DNA window encodes the following:
- the HESX1 gene encoding homeobox expressed in ES cells 1 — translation MLADGESMASTSLCATNTSASQNLRKASGFVENKSTQCSFSIESILGLEQKKDGIPAVKPHRPWMDACTNLVLGDESNPHLQIPVVCYENPLFHANSNPGQEEKVLKCEKYFSVTERLSFKRELSWYRGRRPRTAFTRNQIEVLEDVFKMNSYPGIDIREELARKLDLDEDRIQIWFQNRRAKLKRSHRESQFLMVKNTFTSSLLE, via the exons ATGCTGGCTGATGGTGAAAGCATGGCAAGTACATCGCTATGTGCCACTAATACATCAGCATCTCAGAATCTTCGGAAAGCGTCTGGttttgtagaaaataaaagcacacaGTGCTCATTTTCCATTGAAAGTATTTTGGGACTGGAGCAGAAAAAAGATGGCATTCCAGCTGTGAAACCTCACCGACCATGGATGGATGCATGCACCAACTTGG TTTTAGGTGATGAAAGTAATCCTCATCTGCAAATCCCTGTTGTTTGCTATGAAAATCCATTATTTCATGCTAACAGTAATCCAGGTCAAGaggaaaaagttttgaaatgtgaaaaatatttttcagtcacaGAAAGGTTATCCTTCAAACGAGAATTGAGCTGGTACAGGGGCAGGAGACCAAGAACTGCATTCACTAGAAACCAG ATTGAAGTCTtggaagatgtttttaaaatgaactccTACCCTGGCATTGATATTAGAGAAGAGCTAGCTCGCAAATTAGATTTAGATGAAGACAGGATCCAg ATCTGGTTCCAGAACCGTCGTGCAAAGCTGAAAAGATCCCATCGAGAATCTCAGTTTCTAATGGTGAAAAATACTTTCACCTCCAGCCTGCTAGAGTAG